In Streptomyces sp. NBC_00433, a single genomic region encodes these proteins:
- a CDS encoding integrase core domain-containing protein has translation MPLRHTFQRQQTRHHVTYRPLKRRHAATCTPKRRGRPPTIRSIRALVLRLARENSSWGYRRIHGELAALGIKVAASTVWEILKEHGIPPAPDRQNTTWADFLRDQASALLACDFFETRTLTGAHLYVFAVIEHSTRRVRILGATAHPTAQWVVQLGRNLLMDLEDAGSKARFLIRDRDSKFTTAFDVLLADAGLETVRSGVRMPRMNSIMERWIQTCRRELLDRTLIWNQRHLLHALREFESFYNQHRPHRTLKQAAPLRPLPEPTSLPDNTRRLEVHRRDRLGGTLHEYQHAA, from the coding sequence ATGCCCCTGCGCCACACGTTCCAGCGACAACAAACGCGGCATCACGTCACATACCGCCCTCTCAAACGGCGCCACGCCGCAACCTGCACACCCAAGAGGCGCGGACGGCCACCTACCATCCGCTCCATCCGCGCGCTCGTCCTGCGCCTCGCCCGTGAGAACAGTTCCTGGGGATACCGGCGCATCCACGGCGAACTCGCCGCCCTGGGCATCAAGGTCGCTGCCTCCACCGTCTGGGAGATCCTCAAAGAGCACGGCATCCCACCCGCGCCAGATCGCCAGAACACCACGTGGGCAGACTTCCTGCGCGACCAGGCCAGCGCCCTGCTCGCCTGCGACTTCTTCGAAACCCGCACCCTCACCGGTGCACACCTGTACGTCTTCGCCGTCATCGAGCACTCCACCCGACGCGTTCGGATCCTCGGCGCCACCGCACACCCCACCGCGCAGTGGGTGGTACAGCTCGGACGCAACCTCCTCATGGACCTCGAAGACGCGGGTAGCAAAGCCAGGTTCCTCATCCGCGACCGCGACTCCAAGTTCACGACCGCCTTCGACGTCCTACTCGCCGACGCCGGACTCGAGACCGTCAGGAGCGGTGTACGGATGCCGCGCATGAACTCCATCATGGAGCGCTGGATACAAACCTGCCGGCGCGAACTCCTCGACAGAACCCTGATCTGGAATCAGAGACACCTCCTGCATGCGCTCCGCGAGTTCGAGTCCTTCTACAACCAGCACCGACCGCACCGCACCCTGAAGCAAGCCGCTCCACTCCGCCCACTACCCGAACCGACCAGCCTGCCAGACAACACCAGGCGCCTGGAGGTCCACCGACGCGACCGACTCGGCGGAACACTCCACGAATACCAACATGCTGCGTGA
- a CDS encoding ISAs1 family transposase, with protein sequence MSSSLINVLARHCEGGNEPCPSIEPHELASLSAVLAAVPDPRRVRGRRYRIGVLLALCLTAVLGGARSLAQIARYAADADPQVRAGLGLARATPNASTLGRLLARIDGDALDDAVGTWLSGHAADPVEEGKALVGLAVDGKTVRGSRTDSKTAIHLLAAALHGSQTVIAQRQVAAKSNEIPAMAPLLARFDLHGVVVTADAMHTQRKTAKKIVAAGGHYVLVVKGNQKKLRRQLRRLPWRQMPLLNRTRTAAHGRREVRRLKVCTVEAGLLFPHAVQAIEIKRRRVNAKTGKVQTKTVYAVTSLTPGQADPTRLAELVQGHWSVEALHHVRDVTFAEDASKIRTGSAPRAMATLRNLAIALMRQAGWTNIAAATDHYRSRPDHATTLLKTTC encoded by the coding sequence GTGTCATCCTCCTTGATCAACGTCCTCGCGCGCCACTGCGAGGGCGGCAATGAGCCCTGCCCGTCCATCGAACCGCACGAGCTGGCCTCGCTGTCTGCGGTGCTGGCCGCCGTGCCCGATCCCCGCCGGGTGCGCGGGCGCCGCTACCGCATCGGCGTGCTGCTGGCCCTGTGCCTGACGGCGGTGCTCGGCGGAGCCCGCTCCCTCGCGCAGATCGCCCGCTACGCTGCCGACGCCGACCCGCAGGTCCGCGCCGGACTCGGCCTCGCCCGCGCCACGCCCAACGCTTCCACGCTCGGCCGACTGCTCGCCCGTATCGACGGCGACGCCCTGGACGACGCCGTCGGAACCTGGCTCTCCGGCCACGCCGCCGATCCCGTCGAGGAGGGCAAAGCCCTGGTCGGACTGGCGGTGGACGGCAAGACGGTGCGCGGCTCGCGCACCGACAGCAAGACTGCGATACACCTGCTGGCCGCCGCCCTGCACGGCAGTCAGACCGTCATCGCCCAGCGCCAAGTGGCGGCCAAGAGCAACGAGATCCCGGCCATGGCCCCACTCCTGGCCCGCTTCGACCTGCACGGTGTGGTTGTCACCGCCGACGCCATGCACACCCAGCGAAAGACCGCGAAGAAGATCGTCGCCGCCGGCGGGCACTACGTCCTGGTCGTCAAGGGCAACCAGAAGAAGCTGCGCCGGCAACTGCGGCGCCTGCCCTGGCGGCAGATGCCGCTGCTGAACCGCACCCGCACCGCCGCGCATGGACGGCGCGAGGTCCGGCGGCTGAAGGTGTGCACCGTCGAAGCCGGGCTGCTGTTCCCGCACGCCGTCCAGGCCATCGAGATCAAGCGACGCCGCGTCAACGCCAAGACCGGCAAGGTCCAGACGAAGACCGTCTACGCCGTCACCAGCCTCACCCCCGGCCAGGCCGACCCCACCCGCCTGGCCGAACTCGTCCAGGGCCACTGGTCTGTGGAAGCCCTGCACCACGTGAGAGACGTGACGTTCGCCGAGGACGCCTCCAAGATCCGCACCGGCAGCGCACCCCGCGCCATGGCAACCCTGCGCAACCTCGCCATCGCCCTCATGCGCCAAGCCGGCTGGACCAACATCGCCGCCGCAACCGACCACTACCGGTCACGCCCCGACCATGCCACCACACTCCTCAAGACCACCTGCTGA